In the genome of Microcoleus vaginatus PCC 9802, the window TCAAGTCTAATAAACAATGATCTTGACGGCTTACAAAAACCGCGATCCGCCGAATTTGATGGGAGAAATGCAATTGCCAGTTGGCTTGTAAGTCCTTGGCTATTTCACTAAAAGCAGGTGTTATTTGTTCGGTGGTTAAGTCAAAATCATCTAATTGCCATTCTAGCCTGCTTAGAAATAATCCAGCGGTAAAATCTGTATGGTGATCCGCGTGGATGATATTGCCGTTGTGGGATGCGATAAAATTGGCAAGTAAGGCGACGAGTCCTTTGCGATCGGGACAGGCAATTAACAGGGTAGCAGTAGGGCTAGTCATAATATAATGACAAAATTGTCTCGCTGAGTCGATCGAGAAAAAAGCGCTCTCACAGGGGTTTATTGATACGCTTAGGGGCGGGCAAGATGCCCACCCCACAATGGATTTTAACTGAGAGTGGAACAGGCATCTTGCCTGTTTCTATGGGCTTACGGGCGGGCAAGATGCCCACCCCACAAGAGATTTTAACGGAGAGTGGAACAGGCATCTTGCCTGTTTAGATCTTCCTTCTTCCTTCTTCCCTGTTCCGTCTTCCTTCTTCTTAAAATCCCATCGCCCCAGCTACTGCATCCAAAGTCGGATCAATACCGCTTTTAAACAGATTGTTGCTGTGATTAATTGCGGTATCCGGGTCTTTCAAACCGTTACCAGTCAACACGCAAACCACCGTCGCCCCAGTCGGAACTTGGTCTTTTACCTTCAGCAAGCCGGCCACAGAAGCTGCACTGGCTGGTTCGCAGAAAATCCCTTCCTGCGATGCTAACAAACGGTAAGCGTCGAGAATTTCGGCGTCGGTGACTGCGGCAAAACCGCCGCGGCTGGCTTCGGAAGCTGCGATCGCCTGTTTCCAGCTAGCCGGATTCCCAATCCGAATTGCCGTCGCCAGGGTGTCCGGGTGCGCCACCGGTTCTCCCGTCACTAACGGTGCAGCCCCGGCGGCTTGAAATCCCATCATCTGCGGCAAGCGCGAACATTTTTTGGCTTGGTGGTATTGACAAAAACCCATCCAGTATGCTGTGATGTTTCCCGCATTTCCTACGGGAATGCACAGCCAGTCTGGGGCGTCGCCTAAAGCGTCCACCACTTCAAAAGCCCCGGTTTTCTGACCTTCCAAGCGGTAAGGATTCACCGAATTTACCAAAGTCACGGGGTAGTTAACAGCCATTTCGCGGACAATTTCTAAGGCTCGATCGAAATTTCCGCCAATCGAAATGACTTCCGCACCGTAAAGCAAAGCTTGCGCCAACTTGCCCAAAGCCACATAACCCTCGGGAATCAACACGAAAGCTCGCATCCCCCCGCGTCGGGCGTAGGCGGCGGCGGCGGCCGAAGTATTGCCGGTACTGGCGCAAATTACTGCCTCGGCACCAGCTTCCTTCGCCTTCGAAATCGCCATTGTCATCCCCCGGTCTTTGAAACTACCAGTGGGGTTGAGGCCGTCGTATTTCACTAGGACGCGCACGTCTCGACCGATGAGAGAGGCGATCGCAGGTGCTGGAATCAGGGGAGTATTGCCTTCTTGGAGGGTCACTACCGGTGTGGTTTCCGTCACCGGCAGGTAGGGGCGATAAGCTTCGATCAAGCCGGGCCAGCCGTAGCGCTTGGGCGAGGCGGCGCGGGCAGCAGAGTTAGCAGGAGAGTCAGTAGCAGGTAGAATCAGGGTCACGGTGTCAATGGTTTTAGGCAATGGCTAAGGAATTTACACTAATTTTAGCTCGATCGGTTAATTTGATGTTTAATACGATCGGTTCAGGTTAAAGTAACTTAATGGTGTGAATGTGTAGATATGTCTACTCAATTACTGATGTCAAATAATTCATCCACTCTTTCCCGGCCTCAAGTCACCGCGAGCAATCCCGAAATGGCTAGTTCTTCTACGCTATCGACCAGTTTTGCCCGCAAAGTAAATTCGGTGAAGTGCCCCTACCAAGCCGATCAGCAAGTTAAGTTCCTGCACTTGCAAGCGGAAATCGAATCCTTGCTGCTGGAAGTGCAAAGCCTCAAACAGCAACGCTCGATCGCTGGCTTGCGGGCTCTCGACCCCATTTCTGGCAGCAACAGCAATTAGCAGACAACAGTCGCTAATGCTAATTGTCCTGCCCCTGTGTTATAAAAACGAATGTTTTGCTACCCGCAGTATTTTTTGCCAAAAGTGCTAGAAATTCCTAACTGCGGATAGCGATCGCTAGCTTTTGCTAAAACGCGCTTGCCTACAGCTCAACTCGTCTGCTGCTTGCTGGCAACGAGCTGACATTTTACGGCGCTTTTTTATTGCGCTAATTTGTTAAGCCATCCTCATGGCATACGGAGAATCGAAATCAATTTATGACAGCATCGATCGAAAAACCACTAAATTTGACATCCGCAAGTGACACTTCCAACCTGCGCCTCAAAGATATTCTCAAAACCCTGCCGCGGGAAGTATTCGCCAAAAACCCCCGCAAAGCTTGGACAAAAGTAATCGTCAACGTTTTGCTAGTTGCGGTCGGTTACTGGGGCATAGCAGTCTCTCCTTGGTTTCTACTACCCCTAATGTGGATTTTCACAGGCACCGGATTAACCGGTTTTTTTGTGATCGGTCACGACTGCGGGCATCGCTCATTTGCTAACCGCCGCTGGGTAAACGATTTAGTCGGACATCTCGCATTTCTGCCGTTAATTTATCCGTTTCACGCATGGCGCCATGGCCACAATTATCACCACAAGCACACCAATAAAATTGGCGAAGATAATGCTTGGCAACCCATGACAGCAGAAGACTACGCTGCTGCTCCCAAGGCTTTACAAATAGCTTATAGTTTAATTTTCGGTCGGATGTGGTGGATCGGCTCGATCGCCCACTGGGGAAAAGTGCACTTTATGTGGTGGCGCTTCAAAGGCAAACAGCAACAAGAACAAGTCCGGTTTTCGGTTTTTGTCGTTTTAATCGGTGCTGCGATCGGATTCCCGATTTTAATTGCAACCACAGGCATTTGGGGATTTGTCAAATTTTGGTTGATGCCCTGGCTGGTTTACCATTTCTGGATGAGCACTTTTACGATCGTTCACCACACAGCACCAGATATTTCCTTTAAAGAACCGGAAGAATGGGACGAAGCCCAAGCGCAACTATCGGGAACAGTTCACTGCGATTATCCCCGCTGGGTAGAGTTTCTGTGCCACGACATTAACGTCCACGTTCCCCACCACCTTTCAACTGCTATTCCCTGGTACAATTTGCGCCTCGCCCACAGCAGCTTAAAGGAAAATTGGCAAGATCATCTCTACGAAACAGAATTTTCTTGGTCTTTAATGAAGCGGATTGCCGACAACTGTCACCTATACGATCCCGCTGGCGGCTATCAGACATTGCAGGAATTTAACGCTCAAACAAAGTAGTTTTGAAGCGCCATTAATCCCCAAAAAACCCGGTTTGTCAAACACAACCGGGTTTTTCGATATTACAATCCATAGTTTTTGTAAGGGGCGGAATGCGCGCCCTACTGTCAATATCACAATCCTTACCATTATTAAATCAGTCATTCCCAATCTAAAATCTAAAATCTAAAATCTAAAATCGAATGACTTTCAATCCCAATAACTGTCGCAACGAAAGCGAAGTAGAAAGCAAACTCATTGTCAGCTATCTGCTACCAAAGTTAGGCTATACGCCCGACACTTGGCACCAAGAAATCGCATTTGGGAATATTCGTCTAGACTTCCTCTCCTTTGCCACCCAAGTTATCCCCATAGTTGTCGATGCAGACTCGCCGATGAGTGTAGTTATGGAGGCTAAACATCCCAAGGAAAATTTAGACCGCCACCTGCGAAAACTCAATCGCTATTTAACAACTTTGAGCATCCGCTATGGACTCATAACTAACGGTAAAGAAATTAGAATTTACCAAAGAGTCGCCGATGATATTCAGCTAGTCTTTAAGTGTGCTGGAAAAGACATTGAAAATAGAATTGATGAAATTATCGCTTTAATTGGCAGAGAGCGTTTAAAATTTATAAAAAATCCCGATAATCTCGAACTGGAAGATAGTAAAATTAATTTGGTTAGTCCTGAGTTAATTAGCGAAGTCCCAGTAAAGCCCAACAATCCCGCCACCGCAGAACCTGAGCCAAGTCAAATCTCAGAACCGGAACAAATACCTGAAAATTATCCAGTTAAGCCTCAAGTTAAAGCAGATGTAACCGTTCCCCAAAAAAGCCAAAATACGATGAAAATCATTGCAGTTTACCACAATAAAGGCGGCGTTGGCAAAACTACAACCGTAGTCAATTTAGCCGCAGCGCTGAGCAAACAAGGTAAAAGAGTCTTGGTAATCGACTTAGATAGTCAAGCGAATACAACATTTGCGACAGGTTTAGTAAAATTTGAGGATGAAGAACAAGATGATTTGAAAAACAACAATATTCTTCACGTTTTGCAGTCAGCCGATTTTTACTCAATATCAGCAGTCGCG includes:
- a CDS encoding threonine synthase; the encoded protein is MIEAYRPYLPVTETTPVVTLQEGNTPLIPAPAIASLIGRDVRVLVKYDGLNPTGSFKDRGMTMAISKAKEAGAEAVICASTGNTSAAAAAYARRGGMRAFVLIPEGYVALGKLAQALLYGAEVISIGGNFDRALEIVREMAVNYPVTLVNSVNPYRLEGQKTGAFEVVDALGDAPDWLCIPVGNAGNITAYWMGFCQYHQAKKCSRLPQMMGFQAAGAAPLVTGEPVAHPDTLATAIRIGNPASWKQAIAASEASRGGFAAVTDAEILDAYRLLASQEGIFCEPASAASVAGLLKVKDQVPTGATVVCVLTGNGLKDPDTAINHSNNLFKSGIDPTLDAVAGAMGF
- a CDS encoding fatty acid desaturase, coding for MTASIEKPLNLTSASDTSNLRLKDILKTLPREVFAKNPRKAWTKVIVNVLLVAVGYWGIAVSPWFLLPLMWIFTGTGLTGFFVIGHDCGHRSFANRRWVNDLVGHLAFLPLIYPFHAWRHGHNYHHKHTNKIGEDNAWQPMTAEDYAAAPKALQIAYSLIFGRMWWIGSIAHWGKVHFMWWRFKGKQQQEQVRFSVFVVLIGAAIGFPILIATTGIWGFVKFWLMPWLVYHFWMSTFTIVHHTAPDISFKEPEEWDEAQAQLSGTVHCDYPRWVEFLCHDINVHVPHHLSTAIPWYNLRLAHSSLKENWQDHLYETEFSWSLMKRIADNCHLYDPAGGYQTLQEFNAQTK
- a CDS encoding ParA family protein, with the translated sequence MTFNPNNCRNESEVESKLIVSYLLPKLGYTPDTWHQEIAFGNIRLDFLSFATQVIPIVVDADSPMSVVMEAKHPKENLDRHLRKLNRYLTTLSIRYGLITNGKEIRIYQRVADDIQLVFKCAGKDIENRIDEIIALIGRERLKFIKNPDNLELEDSKINLVSPELISEVPVKPNNPATAEPEPSQISEPEQIPENYPVKPQVKADVTVPQKSQNTMKIIAVYHNKGGVGKTTTVVNLAAALSKQGKRVLVIDLDSQANTTFATGLVKFEDEEQDDLKNNNILHVLQSADFYSISAVARKSNFCTPAIDVIPSHIDLMQYENELNSLDYSKIILIQKLAEVQEKYDIVLIDTPPSLNLYARVALIAADYLIIPSDLKPFANQGLIHVKDFIGKINGFKKLIGRNSLEILGVLPCKISTNTKFIQYSLPKRRAAIPKRYGLEIMESAIYERDDLAKCAEQTQMVGDMEIADPISVLDFNPDSTASQEFEVLAMEVLEKIGGK